In the Cellulomonas sp. C5510 genome, GGCACGCAGCCGGGCGCGTCACCGGGTCCTTCTTCGCGTCCAGCACGAGCCGGACCGCGCGCTCACGCAGCTCGTCCGAGTACTTCCTCGGTGCAGCCATGACCCTCATCCTCCGTGGATTGGGAGCCTCCACGGAACCCGGGGCGGTTCAGGGCGCCGATGTACTCGACCACCTGGCGGACGGCGAAACGGGCCACGTTCGCTTCGATGATCCGTTACTGTGCAAGAACGGCGTCAAAGGCGACGCCGGAATCGAGCAGGGGGTTCGTGATGAGCAAAGTCATGTCCGTGTTGGCCGCGTTGGGAATCGCCGCCAGCGTGGCGATGGTCGGGACGCAGTCCGCGTCGGCGTCTTCGTGCGACGTCCGTAGCGGCAAGACCGCCGGGGACTCGGCGTGGGTGATGGGGATGAGTCAGTGCCAGGCCGTCGCGGTCCGGCACTACTACGACCCGGTGTGGAGCGCGAACAACTACTGGACGGCTTGGCACGGCGGCCAGGTGATGGGGCACACGTACTACACCCCTGACACGCCGGTGTACATCAAGCACTCCACCCAGGCGTCGTGAGCGGACGACGGCGCCCTGGGCTCGTCATCGGACTCGTCGCCGTCGCGTTGCTCGCCGCGGCGTGCTCGAACGGCTCCTCGGGTGCTGCGGGGTCCCAGATGACCCCGCCCAGCTGGGGGGAGGTGGTCGACGCGACGGTCGAGGTCGCCCGCAAGCAGGGGGCATCCGACGACCAGCTGGCTGTGCTCGAGAGCGGAGATGTCACGTTCCAGCAGTACGAGGCAGCGGTCGGTCGGACGGTCGAGTGCCTGCGGGCTGCGGGCATCGACGTTGTCGGCGACACAGTGACGGACGCCAGCGGTTACCCGGAGATCAACTACTCGTACGCCGCGTCGTCCACCGGCCGGACGGACGCCGAGACGGACGCGATCTCCCAGGAGTGCATCAGGACGCACTCGCAGTTCATCGAGGGGTTGTACCGGTCCACCCCTCAGGTGCAGGAGGTCGTGGACGAGCGTTTCGAGCCGTACCGCCAGGCCGTCGTGACGTGCCTGGAGGAGAACGGCGAGGACGTCGACGCGTCGGCGCCGCGCAGCGTGCTGGAGATGCACACAGCGGCGGTGGTCGGTCGTGGCGGACCGCACTGCATCGCGGAATCGGGATTCACGGGATGAGAGGCACGATCATGGACAAGAAGCTCCGGATTGCGGGGGCGAGCGCGGCAGCGGCGTTGGTCCTCGCGTTGGTCGTCCCGGTCGGCGCGGCGAGTGCTGGTGACTGCGGCTGGTACAGCCGGACCGTCGGCGACTACTCGGCGCGCGTGGACAAGATGGGTGACTGCTCGTACATCGGGGTCCGGCACTACTACGACCCGGTGTGGAGTGCGAACAACTACTGGACGGCGTGGAAGGGCGGCGCGGGGTCGTCCTACACGACGGCGAACAACCCGGTCGTCGTGTTCCACGAAGCCACGGGCTACTGATGGCTCGGGCACGCGACGGTCGCCGCGGCGGGTGGATCGTGGTCTGGGCGCTGGCGTGCGCTCTGCTCGCGGCCGCCGCGGCGACCGTCGTCGTGCTGCGGCAGGACTCGAGCCCGCTCGCCGGGGACGCCGAGCCCGAGCCGGTCCTCGCCGACGTCGTCCGCCAGGCACGCACCGAGTCCGGCGTCGTCGGTCTGGCCGCGCGTCGAGGTGAGGGCAGGCAGCTGGTGTTCGCCGTCGGCGGGACGGTGACGTCTCTGGAGATTGCGGCCGGCGCGGTGGTCGCGGCTGGTGAGACCGTGGCGAGCGTGGACGACATCCCCGTCGTGGCCATGTC is a window encoding:
- a CDS encoding transposase; amino-acid sequence: MAAPRKYSDELRERAVRLVLDAKKDPVTRPAACRRIGEQVGINPETLRRFFV